In Streptomyces thermolilacinus SPC6, a single genomic region encodes these proteins:
- a CDS encoding ABC transporter permease, translating into MYHPTVARLTYRGLLGRRRAAILFVLPALLIAISAAVRVFQGADDQVAADLLGGFALATMVPLIGVIAGTGAIGPEIDDGSVVYLLAKPVKRHTIIFTKLIVAIAVTMVFSAVPTFVAGMILNGNGQQVAVAYTVAALVASIAYSALFLLLGTVSRHAVVFGLVYALVWENLFGGVISGARTLSVQQWALAVAEKVTRGEGLVSSDVSLSVAAVLLVVVTVAATWFAGWKLRTLTLAGEE; encoded by the coding sequence CCTGTTCGTCCTGCCCGCCCTGCTGATCGCCATCTCGGCCGCCGTCCGCGTCTTCCAGGGCGCCGACGACCAGGTTGCCGCGGATCTCCTCGGCGGGTTCGCGCTCGCCACGATGGTGCCGCTGATCGGCGTCATCGCGGGCACGGGCGCGATCGGACCGGAGATCGACGACGGCTCGGTCGTCTACCTGCTCGCCAAGCCGGTGAAGCGGCACACGATCATCTTCACCAAGCTGATCGTCGCCATCGCCGTGACCATGGTCTTCTCGGCGGTCCCCACGTTCGTCGCCGGCATGATCCTCAACGGCAACGGCCAGCAGGTCGCCGTCGCCTACACGGTCGCCGCGCTCGTCGCGTCCATCGCGTACAGCGCCCTGTTCCTGCTCCTCGGCACGGTCAGCCGGCACGCCGTCGTCTTCGGTCTCGTCTACGCGCTGGTGTGGGAGAACCTGTTCGGCGGCGTCATCTCCGGGGCGCGCACGCTGAGCGTCCAGCAGTGGGCCCTCGCCGTCGCGGAGAAGGTCACGCGGGGCGAGGGGCTGGTCTCGTCCGACGTGTCGCTGTCGGTCGCGGCGGTGCTCCTGGTCGTGGTGACCGTGGCCGCCACCTGGTTCGCCGGGTGGAAGCTGCGGACGCTGACCCTGGCGGGCGAGGAGTAG
- the lpdA gene encoding dihydrolipoyl dehydrogenase has translation MSDRFDVVVLGAGPGGYVAAIRAAQLGKRVAVVEEKYWGGVCLNVGCIPTKALLRNAELAHIFTHEAKTFGIKVDGQVSFDYGEAFRRSRRVADGRVKGVHFLMKKNKITEFTGRGTFLDANTLEVAQADGSTTTISFDNCIIATGASPRLLPGTRRSDRVVTYEEQILTEDLPGSVVIAGAGAIGVEFAYVLHNYGVKVTIVEFLDRIAPLEDKDVSAELAKQYRKLGIDVLTSTRVETIDESGPQVRVTVTGKDGAQQVLEADKVLQAIGFAPNVTGYGLEAAGVRLTERGAIDVDGRCRTSVPHIYAIGDVTAKLMLAHTAESMGVVAAETIAGAETMELDYPMIPRATYCQPQIASFGWTEEQAREKGFDVKVAKFPFMANGKAHGLGDSTGFVKLISDAKYGEIIGAHLIGPDVTELLPELTLAQQWDLTVHEVARNVHAHPTLGEAVKEAVHGLAGHMINF, from the coding sequence ATGTCAGACCGCTTCGATGTCGTCGTGCTCGGAGCCGGCCCGGGCGGTTACGTCGCGGCGATCCGCGCGGCCCAGCTGGGCAAGCGTGTCGCGGTGGTGGAGGAGAAGTACTGGGGCGGCGTCTGCCTGAACGTCGGGTGCATCCCGACCAAGGCGCTGCTGCGGAACGCCGAGCTGGCGCACATCTTCACCCACGAGGCGAAGACGTTCGGCATCAAGGTCGACGGCCAGGTCTCCTTCGACTACGGCGAGGCGTTCCGGCGCAGCCGCCGCGTCGCGGACGGCCGGGTCAAGGGCGTTCACTTCCTGATGAAGAAGAACAAGATCACCGAGTTCACGGGCCGGGGCACGTTCCTCGACGCGAACACGCTCGAGGTGGCCCAGGCCGACGGCTCGACCACCACGATCTCGTTCGACAACTGCATCATCGCGACCGGTGCCTCGCCGCGTCTGCTGCCCGGCACGCGCCGCAGCGACCGCGTCGTCACGTACGAGGAGCAGATCCTCACCGAGGACCTGCCGGGCTCCGTCGTCATCGCGGGCGCGGGCGCGATCGGCGTCGAGTTCGCCTACGTCCTGCACAACTACGGCGTGAAGGTCACGATCGTCGAGTTCCTCGACCGGATCGCGCCGCTGGAGGACAAGGACGTCTCGGCGGAGCTGGCCAAGCAGTACCGCAAGCTCGGCATCGACGTGCTGACCTCCACGCGCGTGGAGACGATCGACGAGTCGGGCCCGCAGGTCCGGGTCACGGTCACCGGCAAGGACGGCGCCCAGCAGGTGCTGGAGGCCGACAAGGTCCTCCAGGCGATCGGCTTCGCGCCGAACGTCACGGGCTACGGCCTGGAGGCGGCGGGCGTACGGCTCACCGAGCGCGGCGCCATCGACGTGGACGGCCGCTGCCGCACGTCGGTGCCGCACATCTACGCCATCGGTGACGTGACCGCGAAGCTGATGCTGGCGCACACGGCCGAGTCGATGGGCGTCGTGGCCGCCGAGACCATCGCGGGCGCCGAGACGATGGAGCTCGACTACCCGATGATCCCGCGCGCGACGTACTGCCAGCCGCAGATCGCCAGCTTCGGCTGGACGGAGGAGCAGGCGCGCGAGAAGGGCTTCGACGTCAAGGTCGCCAAGTTCCCGTTCATGGCGAACGGCAAGGCGCACGGCCTCGGCGACTCGACGGGCTTCGTGAAGCTCATCAGCGACGCGAAGTACGGCGAGATCATCGGCGCCCACCTGATCGGCCCCGACGTCACGGAGCTGCTGCCCGAGCTGACGCTGGCCCAGCAGTGGGACCTCACGGTCCACGAGGTCGCGCGCAATGTGCACGCCCACCCGACGCTGGGCGAGGCGGTCAAGGAGGCCGTGCACGGCCTCGCCGGACACATGATCAACTTCTGA
- a CDS encoding HAD family hydrolase, which yields MSPFPYRLVATDLDGTLLRPDGTVSQRTRDALAAATAAGAAHIVVTGRSVPWTRAILDDLGYEGLAVCGQGAQVYHAGEHRLLTSVTLDRQLAGLALSKLEAEVGPLALAASRDGLDGEVLVGSGYAVQDGPLPYLPLEDPADLWSAPLNKVYIQHPDLDDDALTAAARQVVGGLVDVVMAGAGIVEILPLGLSKATGLSLAARRLGVKAADTIAFGDMPNDIPMFAWARHGVAMADAHDDLKAVADEVTAASDEDGIAVTLERLLSR from the coding sequence GTGAGCCCCTTCCCCTACCGGCTCGTCGCGACCGACCTCGACGGGACGCTGCTGCGCCCCGACGGGACCGTGTCGCAGCGCACGCGCGACGCGCTCGCCGCCGCCACGGCGGCGGGCGCCGCGCACATCGTGGTCACCGGCCGTTCCGTGCCCTGGACCCGGGCGATCCTCGACGACCTCGGCTACGAGGGCCTCGCGGTGTGCGGGCAGGGCGCGCAGGTCTACCACGCGGGCGAGCACCGGCTGCTGACGTCGGTGACGCTGGACCGGCAGCTCGCGGGGCTCGCCCTGTCGAAGCTGGAGGCCGAGGTGGGCCCGCTGGCGCTGGCCGCCAGCCGGGACGGCCTGGACGGCGAGGTGCTGGTCGGCTCGGGCTACGCGGTACAGGACGGCCCCCTGCCGTACCTGCCGTTGGAGGACCCGGCGGACCTGTGGTCGGCGCCGCTGAACAAGGTGTACATCCAGCACCCGGACCTGGACGACGACGCGCTGACGGCCGCCGCGCGCCAGGTGGTCGGCGGCCTCGTGGACGTCGTGATGGCGGGCGCGGGGATAGTGGAGATCCTGCCGCTGGGCCTCAGCAAGGCGACCGGCCTCTCGCTGGCGGCGCGCCGCCTGGGCGTGAAGGCGGCGGACACGATCGCGTTCGGCGACATGCCGAACGACATCCCCATGTTCGCCTGGGCGCGGCACGGCGTGGCCATGGCCGACGCCCACGACGACCTGAAGGCCGTCGCCGACGAGGTCACGGCGGCCAGCGACGAGGACGGCATCGCCGTGACTTTGGAGCGGCTGCTCTCGCGCTGA
- the serS gene encoding serine--tRNA ligase — protein MIDLRLLREDPDRVRASQRARGEDVDLVDALLSADERRRSSGARFDELRSEQKSLGKLIPKASPEERAELLKRAEQLKADVKAADAEQHEADEEARRLLLQLGNLVHPEVPVGGEEDFVVLETHGTIRDFAAEGFEPKDHLELGEALGAIDVERGAKVSGSRFYYLTGVGALLELALVNAAIAQATEAGFIPMLTPTLVRPRAMEGTGFLGQAAENVYHLEKDDYYLVGTSEVPLAAYHMDEILDADKLPLRYAGFSPCYRREAGTYGKDTRGIFRVHQFDKVEMFSYVAPEEAEAEHKRLLEWEKQWLTALELPFQVIDVASGDLGASASRKYDCEAWIPTQGKYRELTSASNCDSFQARRLSVRMRDGKTVQPLATLNGTLCAVPRTIVAILENHQLADGSVRVPEILRPYLGGRELLEPVAK, from the coding sequence GTGATTGACCTTCGCCTGCTCCGTGAGGACCCCGACCGTGTTCGCGCCTCCCAGCGCGCCCGTGGAGAGGACGTCGACCTCGTCGACGCCCTGCTCTCCGCCGATGAGCGGCGCAGGTCGTCCGGCGCCCGCTTCGACGAGCTCCGCTCCGAACAGAAGTCGCTCGGCAAGCTGATCCCCAAGGCCTCCCCCGAGGAGCGGGCCGAGCTGCTCAAGCGGGCCGAGCAGCTGAAGGCCGATGTCAAGGCCGCCGACGCCGAGCAGCACGAGGCCGACGAGGAGGCCCGCCGCCTGCTGCTCCAGCTTGGGAACCTGGTCCACCCGGAGGTGCCGGTCGGCGGCGAGGAGGACTTCGTCGTCCTGGAGACGCACGGCACGATCCGCGACTTCGCCGCCGAGGGCTTCGAGCCGAAGGACCACCTGGAGCTGGGCGAGGCGCTGGGCGCCATCGACGTCGAGCGCGGTGCGAAGGTGTCCGGCTCGCGCTTCTACTACCTGACCGGTGTCGGCGCGCTGCTGGAGCTCGCGCTCGTCAACGCGGCCATCGCGCAGGCCACCGAGGCCGGTTTCATCCCGATGCTCACGCCGACGCTGGTCCGCCCGCGCGCCATGGAGGGCACCGGCTTCCTCGGCCAGGCCGCCGAGAACGTCTACCACCTGGAGAAGGACGACTACTACCTGGTGGGCACGTCCGAGGTGCCGCTCGCCGCGTACCACATGGACGAGATCCTCGACGCCGACAAGCTGCCGCTGCGGTACGCCGGGTTCTCCCCCTGCTACCGCCGCGAGGCCGGTACGTACGGCAAGGACACCCGCGGCATCTTCCGCGTCCACCAGTTCGACAAGGTCGAGATGTTCTCGTACGTCGCTCCGGAGGAGGCCGAGGCCGAGCACAAGCGGCTGCTGGAGTGGGAGAAGCAGTGGCTGACGGCCCTGGAGCTGCCGTTCCAGGTGATCGACGTGGCCAGCGGTGACCTGGGGGCGTCCGCGTCGCGCAAGTACGACTGCGAGGCGTGGATCCCGACGCAGGGCAAGTACCGCGAGCTGACCTCCGCGTCGAACTGCGACAGCTTCCAGGCCCGCCGCCTGTCCGTCCGCATGCGCGACGGCAAGACGGTCCAGCCGCTCGCGACGCTGAACGGCACGCTCTGCGCCGTGCCGCGCACGATCGTGGCGATCCTGGAGAACCACCAGCTGGCCGACGGCTCGGTCCGGGTGCCCGAGATCCTGCGGCCGTACCTCGGCGGGCGGGAGCTGCTGGAGCCCGTGGCCAAGTGA
- the pheA gene encoding prephenate dehydratase, which produces MSATRFTYLGPEGTFTEAALRTLPEAATRELVPMVSVPAALDAVRNGEAAAALVPIENSVEGGVTATLDELASGRPLMIYREVLLPIAFALLVRPGTQLADIKTVTGHPVAQPQVRNWLRANLPEAVWESAASNADGARLVQEGRYDAAFAGEFAAATYGLEALVTEIHDAENAETRFVLVGRPARPAAPTGADKTSMVIWLRDDHPGALLELLQEFAVRGVNLMLIQSRPTGAGIGNYCFAVDAEGHISDRRVGEALMGLKRICPNVRFLGSYPRAGVSADDVRGPRLGTSDADFTAAADWLARCQDGRGA; this is translated from the coding sequence ATGTCGGCCACGCGATTCACCTACCTCGGCCCCGAGGGCACCTTCACCGAGGCGGCCCTGCGGACGCTGCCGGAAGCCGCGACACGCGAGCTGGTGCCGATGGTGTCGGTACCCGCCGCCCTGGACGCGGTACGCAACGGGGAGGCCGCCGCCGCGCTCGTACCGATCGAGAACTCGGTGGAGGGCGGGGTGACCGCGACGCTGGACGAGCTGGCTTCGGGCAGGCCGCTGATGATCTACCGCGAGGTGCTGCTGCCGATCGCGTTCGCACTGCTGGTGCGGCCGGGCACGCAGCTGGCCGACATCAAGACGGTGACCGGGCACCCGGTGGCCCAGCCGCAGGTGCGGAACTGGCTGCGCGCCAACCTCCCGGAGGCCGTGTGGGAGTCGGCCGCGTCGAACGCGGACGGGGCGCGGCTGGTGCAGGAGGGCCGGTACGACGCGGCGTTCGCGGGGGAGTTCGCGGCAGCGACGTACGGTCTCGAAGCCCTGGTCACGGAGATCCACGACGCGGAGAACGCCGAGACGCGGTTCGTGCTGGTGGGACGTCCGGCGCGGCCCGCCGCGCCGACCGGCGCGGACAAGACGTCGATGGTGATCTGGCTGCGCGACGACCACCCGGGCGCGCTGCTGGAGCTCCTCCAGGAGTTCGCCGTCCGCGGTGTCAACCTGATGCTGATCCAGTCGCGTCCCACCGGCGCGGGAATCGGCAACTACTGCTTCGCCGTGGACGCCGAGGGGCATATCTCGGACCGGCGGGTGGGCGAGGCGCTGATGGGGCTGAAGCGGATCTGCCCGAATGTGCGTTTCCTCGGTTCGTATCCGAGGGCCGGTGTCTCGGCGGACGACGTGCGGGGGCCGCGGCTCGGTACGTCGGACGCCGACTTCACCGCGGCGGCCGACTGGCTGGCCCGCTGCCAGGACGGCCGCGGCGCCTGA
- the efeB gene encoding iron uptake transporter deferrochelatase/peroxidase subunit codes for MSDSDSDNLEISRRRLLGTVGAAGAAGLALGGAGGAAGYAVLGDAGDGGGPALTTVGSARVPFRGAHQAGITQPSQARGHLVAFDLAPGAGRKEAVALMRRWSRVAELLMAGEPAGGADSGVARDAGPCSLTVTFGFGASFFDRTGLVARRPAQLEPLPAFSSDRLDPKRSDGDLWVQIGADDALVAFHALRTVQREAGAAAKVRWQMNGFNRSPGATAHPMTARNLMGQVDGTGNPKPTDPGFDGHVFVAPGGDQPWMAGGSYAVVRRIRMLLDDWEKLPLKDQEAVIGRRKSDGAPLTGGTETTEPDLDKLGPDGKPVIPADAHARISAPEQNGGATMLRRPFSYHDGIGPDGTPDAGLLFICWQADPRKGFVPVQRKLDRGDALSPFIRHESSALFAVPGGPADGEYVGQRLLEA; via the coding sequence ATGAGCGACAGCGACAGCGACAACCTGGAGATTTCGAGGCGCCGGCTCCTCGGCACCGTGGGCGCGGCGGGGGCGGCCGGGCTCGCGCTCGGCGGGGCCGGCGGTGCCGCCGGGTACGCGGTCCTCGGCGACGCGGGCGACGGCGGCGGGCCCGCGCTCACGACGGTGGGCTCGGCCCGCGTGCCGTTCCGGGGCGCCCACCAGGCGGGCATCACCCAGCCGTCGCAGGCGCGCGGCCACCTGGTGGCGTTCGACCTGGCGCCCGGCGCGGGCCGCAAGGAGGCCGTCGCGCTGATGCGGCGCTGGTCGCGGGTGGCCGAGCTGCTGATGGCCGGTGAACCGGCGGGCGGCGCGGACAGCGGAGTCGCGCGGGACGCCGGGCCGTGCTCCCTGACGGTGACGTTCGGCTTCGGGGCGTCCTTCTTCGACCGTACGGGCCTGGTGGCGCGGCGCCCCGCGCAGCTGGAGCCGCTCCCGGCGTTCTCGTCCGACCGGCTCGACCCCAAGCGGTCCGACGGCGACCTGTGGGTGCAGATCGGCGCCGACGACGCGCTGGTCGCCTTCCACGCGCTGCGGACCGTGCAGCGCGAGGCGGGCGCGGCGGCGAAGGTGCGCTGGCAGATGAACGGCTTCAACCGTTCGCCCGGCGCGACCGCGCACCCCATGACGGCCCGCAATCTGATGGGGCAGGTCGACGGCACGGGCAACCCGAAGCCGACCGACCCCGGTTTCGACGGGCACGTCTTCGTGGCGCCGGGCGGCGACCAGCCGTGGATGGCGGGCGGCTCGTACGCGGTGGTGCGGCGTATCCGGATGCTGCTGGACGACTGGGAGAAGCTGCCGCTCAAGGACCAGGAGGCGGTGATAGGCCGGCGCAAGTCGGACGGCGCCCCACTGACGGGCGGTACGGAGACGACGGAGCCGGACCTCGACAAGCTGGGCCCGGACGGCAAGCCGGTGATCCCGGCCGACGCGCACGCGCGGATCTCGGCGCCCGAGCAGAACGGCGGGGCGACGATGCTGCGCCGCCCGTTCTCGTACCACGACGGGATCGGCCCGGACGGGACGCCGGACGCGGGCCTGCTGTTCATCTGCTGGCAGGCGGACCCGCGCAAGGGCTTCGTGCCGGTGCAGCGGAAGCTGGACCGGGGCGACGCGCTGTCGCCGTTCATCCGCCACGAGTCCAGTGCCCTGTTCGCCGTGCCGGGCGGCCCGGCGGATGGGGAGTACGTGGGCCAGCGGCTGCTGGAGGCGTGA
- a CDS encoding copper resistance protein CopC: MTATAPRPAAPAPRAPGASALRAPAYRLLALLLLTAALLGTVLSGAASAHSTLTGSDPSDGAVVATAPQRVTLTFSEQVALGDDSIRVLEPSGKRADSGELRDLCSGSVVKYGVDLRDGLPDGTYTVAWQAVSADSHPISGAFSFSIGKPSATKVVLPKEQPGGGLVGWLYDGGRYVSYAGFTVLVGGCAFVLACWPRGASVRPVQRLVAYGWVTFTAATLALLMLRGPYTGSGELGDAFDLGVLREVLDTRTGAALTSRLLLAGAAALFVAVLFGPYARREGPGDRRDLVYGLAVGGTIVAAGTAGTWALSEHASTGVQPGLAMPLDVVHLLAVAVWLGGLTALVVALYREPSIERGAVERYSRLAFGAVVVLAATGLYQSWRQVGTWTALTGTAYGRLLLVKVGLVAVLLGVGWISRRWTRRLGETVRVPAQRQDGDEGLEGTAREEAAPAPEAVADPVRAAQLARQRAAVAVARERRVRDADPARAGLRRSVLAETAVVVVLLAVTTALTATEPGRSQEQADRARAATATAVPDRPVDVSLPFDTGGPNGTGTVRLNLDPGRSGGNALRVAVAGADGKPRDVAELKVSFTLDAQEIGPLPVALERDAAGRWTARSAQLPMPGDWRVRVTVRTSDIDQTTIDKNVKIG; encoded by the coding sequence ATGACGGCCACCGCCCCACGCCCCGCAGCCCCCGCCCCTCGGGCGCCGGGCGCGTCGGCGCTGCGCGCACCGGCGTACCGGCTGCTGGCGCTGCTGCTGCTCACCGCGGCGCTGCTCGGCACCGTGCTGTCCGGCGCGGCGTCCGCACACTCGACGCTGACCGGCAGCGACCCGTCGGACGGGGCGGTGGTCGCCACCGCGCCGCAGCGCGTCACGCTCACCTTCTCCGAGCAGGTCGCGCTGGGCGACGACAGCATCCGCGTGCTGGAGCCCAGCGGGAAGCGCGCCGACTCCGGGGAGCTGCGCGACCTGTGCAGCGGCTCGGTCGTCAAGTACGGCGTGGATCTGCGCGACGGGCTGCCCGACGGCACGTACACCGTGGCGTGGCAGGCCGTGTCGGCGGACAGCCACCCCATCTCCGGGGCGTTCAGCTTCTCCATCGGGAAACCGTCCGCCACGAAGGTCGTCCTGCCCAAGGAGCAGCCCGGCGGCGGGCTCGTCGGATGGCTCTACGACGGCGGGCGGTACGTGTCGTACGCGGGCTTCACCGTCCTGGTCGGCGGCTGCGCGTTCGTCCTGGCCTGCTGGCCGCGCGGCGCGTCCGTGCGGCCGGTGCAGCGGCTCGTCGCGTACGGCTGGGTGACGTTCACCGCCGCCACGCTGGCGCTGCTGATGCTGCGCGGGCCGTACACCGGGTCGGGGGAGCTGGGCGACGCGTTCGACCTGGGCGTGCTCCGGGAGGTGCTGGACACCAGGACGGGCGCCGCGCTCACCTCGCGCCTGCTCCTCGCGGGCGCGGCGGCGCTGTTCGTGGCGGTGCTGTTCGGCCCGTACGCGCGGCGCGAGGGGCCGGGAGACCGGCGGGACCTCGTGTACGGGCTGGCGGTCGGCGGGACGATCGTCGCGGCCGGTACCGCCGGGACGTGGGCGCTGTCGGAGCACGCCTCGACGGGTGTGCAGCCCGGGCTCGCCATGCCGCTGGACGTGGTGCACCTGCTGGCCGTCGCCGTCTGGCTGGGCGGGCTCACGGCGCTGGTCGTCGCGCTGTACCGGGAGCCGTCGATCGAGCGCGGCGCCGTAGAGCGGTACTCGCGGCTGGCGTTCGGCGCCGTCGTGGTGCTGGCGGCGACGGGGCTGTACCAGTCGTGGCGGCAGGTCGGCACGTGGACGGCGCTGACCGGCACCGCGTACGGGCGGCTGCTGCTGGTGAAGGTGGGGCTCGTCGCCGTCCTGCTGGGCGTCGGCTGGATCTCCCGTCGGTGGACGCGCCGGCTCGGGGAGACGGTACGCGTCCCGGCACAGCGGCAGGACGGCGACGAGGGCCTGGAGGGCACGGCCCGCGAGGAGGCGGCCCCGGCCCCGGAGGCCGTCGCCGATCCGGTGCGTGCCGCGCAGCTCGCCCGGCAGCGGGCCGCGGTCGCCGTCGCGCGTGAGCGGCGGGTACGGGACGCCGACCCGGCGCGGGCCGGGCTGCGCCGCTCGGTCCTCGCCGAGACGGCCGTCGTCGTGGTGCTCCTCGCGGTGACCACCGCGCTCACCGCGACCGAACCGGGCCGCAGCCAGGAGCAGGCCGACCGGGCGCGGGCCGCCACCGCGACCGCCGTGCCGGACCGGCCGGTCGACGTGAGCCTGCCGTTCGACACGGGCGGCCCGAACGGCACGGGCACCGTCCGGCTGAACCTCGACCCGGGCCGGTCCGGCGGCAACGCCCTGCGGGTCGCCGTCGCGGGGGCGGACGGGAAGCCGCGCGACGTGGCCGAGCTGAAGGTGTCGTTCACGCTCGACGCGCAGGAGATCGGGCCGCTGCCGGTCGCGCTCGAACGGGACGCCGCCGGCCGCTGGACCGCCCGCTCGGCTCAGCTGCCGATGCCCGGCGACTGGCGCGTCCGGGTGACGGTGCGGACGTCCGACATCGACCAGACCACCATCGACAAGAACGTGAAGATCGGTTGA
- a CDS encoding SCO family protein produces MIAAALATASALALTACGPESETGSSPVADVSVAPGSGKPGTVLDRPFEKPQIVLTDTTGKPYDLRARTKGKPTLVYFGYTHCPDVCPLTMSNIAEAMKQLPKADRDKLEVVFVTTDPERDTPAELAKWLPSAGDPSFVGLSGEFAKIQAGARQLGIGIDPPSKDKDGKVVSMHGAQVLAFSPKTDRGYVVYGENTTVEEYAKDLPKLIRGENP; encoded by the coding sequence ATGATCGCCGCGGCGCTCGCCACCGCCTCCGCCCTGGCCCTGACGGCGTGCGGCCCCGAGTCGGAGACGGGCAGCAGCCCCGTCGCCGACGTGTCGGTGGCGCCCGGCTCCGGGAAGCCCGGCACCGTCCTCGACCGCCCCTTCGAGAAGCCGCAGATCGTCCTCACCGACACCACCGGCAAGCCGTACGACCTGCGCGCCCGCACCAAGGGCAAGCCGACCCTCGTCTACTTCGGCTACACCCACTGCCCCGACGTGTGCCCGCTGACGATGAGCAACATCGCCGAGGCGATGAAGCAGCTCCCGAAGGCCGACCGGGACAAGCTCGAAGTCGTCTTCGTCACCACCGACCCCGAGCGCGACACGCCCGCCGAGCTCGCCAAGTGGCTGCCGTCCGCGGGCGACCCGAGCTTCGTCGGCCTCAGCGGCGAGTTCGCGAAGATCCAGGCAGGCGCCCGCCAGCTCGGCATCGGCATCGACCCGCCGTCCAAGGACAAGGACGGCAAGGTCGTCTCGATGCACGGCGCGCAGGTGCTGGCGTTCTCCCCGAAGACCGACCGCGGCTATGTCGTCTACGGCGAGAACACCACCGTCGAGGAGTACGCCAAGGACCTGCCGAAGCTCATCCGTGGGGAGAACCCGTGA
- a CDS encoding YcnI family copper-binding membrane protein has protein sequence MNVPRLSSRLALVGGTAVSSVLLLSSAAYAHVTVQPQGQAAKGGYATVNFKVPNERDGASTVKLEVTLPTDHPIASVMPQPVPGWTVKVEKAKLAEPLDLHGKKITEAPSKITWTADGSKIEPGQFQQFPVSLGRLPEDTEQLVFKALQTYDNKEVVRWIEEPKEGAAEPDSPAPVLKLSAAEDDAHGAKPGAAGAQQAADRDAEKSETASADVSDPTARVLGVVGILVGAVGVAYGALAGRRRSA, from the coding sequence ATGAACGTCCCCCGTCTGTCCTCGCGTCTCGCCCTCGTCGGCGGGACCGCCGTCTCGTCCGTCCTGCTGCTCTCCTCGGCCGCGTACGCCCATGTGACCGTCCAGCCGCAGGGCCAGGCCGCCAAGGGCGGCTACGCCACGGTCAACTTCAAGGTGCCCAACGAGCGGGACGGCGCCTCCACCGTGAAGCTGGAGGTCACGCTGCCCACGGACCACCCGATCGCGTCCGTGATGCCGCAGCCCGTGCCCGGCTGGACCGTCAAGGTCGAGAAGGCGAAGCTCGCCGAGCCGCTGGACCTGCACGGCAAGAAGATCACCGAGGCCCCCTCCAAGATCACCTGGACGGCGGACGGCTCGAAGATCGAGCCCGGGCAGTTCCAGCAGTTCCCCGTGTCGCTCGGCCGCCTGCCCGAGGACACCGAGCAGCTCGTCTTCAAGGCCCTCCAGACGTACGACAACAAGGAAGTCGTGCGCTGGATCGAGGAGCCGAAGGAAGGCGCCGCCGAGCCCGACTCCCCCGCGCCCGTGCTGAAGCTGTCCGCCGCCGAGGACGATGCCCACGGCGCCAAGCCCGGAGCCGCCGGGGCTCAGCAGGCCGCCGACAGGGACGCGGAGAAGAGCGAGACGGCGTCGGCCGATGTGAGCGACCCCACCGCCCGGGTCCTCGGCGTGGTCGGCATCCTGGTCGGAGCCGTCGGCGTCGCCTACGGCGCCCTGGCCGGCCGCCGCCGCTCCGCCTGA
- a CDS encoding ATP-binding protein — protein MSIWWSLHLRREAASVPLARRLLLGTMETAGVDPDTSYDLSLALGEACANAVEHAGEGSAEFRVTAYLDGEKCRIEVADSGPGFPQEPVCAITTNTVPVDAESGRGLRLIEELADHVHFGNRAGRGGAVVSFDKSVKWRADAPVALTT, from the coding sequence ATGAGCATCTGGTGGTCCCTCCATTTGCGGCGCGAAGCTGCGAGCGTCCCGCTCGCCCGACGTCTCCTCCTCGGCACGATGGAGACCGCGGGGGTCGATCCCGACACCTCCTACGACCTGTCGCTGGCGCTCGGCGAGGCCTGCGCCAACGCGGTCGAGCACGCCGGGGAAGGATCCGCCGAGTTCCGGGTGACGGCCTACCTGGACGGGGAGAAGTGCCGTATCGAGGTGGCCGACTCCGGGCCGGGTTTCCCGCAGGAGCCGGTGTGCGCCATCACCACGAACACCGTGCCCGTGGACGCGGAGAGCGGCCGCGGGCTCCGGCTGATCGAGGAGCTGGCCGACCACGTTCACTTCGGAAACCGGGCCGGACGCGGCGGCGCCGTCGTGTCCTTCGACAAGAGCGTGAAGTGGCGGGCGGACGCGCCCGTCGCGCTCACCACCTGA